Proteins from a single region of Palaemon carinicauda isolate YSFRI2023 chromosome 1, ASM3689809v2, whole genome shotgun sequence:
- the LOC137653463 gene encoding uncharacterized protein isoform X3: MGVDTPPPTPECRFLEEKSGMRIFELKKSLLISYEPKIKVMSIGAENNLEIKTIMLLGATGAGKTCLINALANHILGVKFEDNFRYSLKDETGEGKKSLAESQTEYVVGYLIFVPPGSKAKYNYLIVDTPGFKDSRGQEKDEEVIQQLRSFLQDVDGVDELHCIGFVVNGTIARLQEQFSDIVQTFCEIFGENAKDIIRILITFSHMKSPPVLNVLECSCLKDYKKYMFDNTALKECNQPNEENLQEDIDMYKIYWNKTARVYDSILNELNSLNAVSLNVTREALEDIKHMNSILDKIKISVESYLDQMIEVKALEEQSSLYQTKMAANENWEGTVDVKVRSRLRHLDWFARLRIHAHNCEKCIQTCKYPCDHLLKDDCPENGKMCSKCSCPNESHVKSNDVITHYIEKRPVIHEDKKAAYDDAMSKEALVRQDILNLINQIDSRKTTIEGEVSDFIDQSAKISSISLGNCQPPVNYIEETLNLVKVEKLENTNIRDDQLGHVIPILDELKEHLVHHFSLL; this comes from the coding sequence ATGGGTGTAGATACTCCACCGCCAACTCCAGAATGCAGATTTCTAGAAGAAAAATCTGGGATGAGAATCTTTGAGTTAAAGAAAAGCCTCCTCATTTCTTACGAACCAAAAATCAAAGTTATGTCAATCGGTGCTGAAAATAATCTTGAGATCAAAACTATCATGCTGTTGGGTGCAACAGGAGCTGGGAAGACCTGTCTGATCAATGCACTGGCCAATCATATTTTGGGTGTCAAATTTGAGGATAACTTTAGATATTCGCTCAAAGATGAAACGGGCGAAGGGAAAAAGTCCTTGGCAGAAAGTCAGACGGAATATGTTGTTGGTTATTTGATCTTCGTGCCTCCTGGTTCCAAAGCCAAGTACAACTACCTAATCGTAGACACTCCGGGTTTCAAAGATTCCAGAGGACAAGAGAAGGACGAGGAAGTCATTCAGCAGCTCAGGTCCTTCTTGCAAGATGTTGATGGAGTGGACGAATTACACTGCATAGGTTTTGTTGTGAACGGAACCATTGCAAGACTTCAAGAGCAATTCAGCGACATCGTTCAGACATTTTGTGAAATATTTGGTGAAAATGCAAAAGATATCATCAGAATTCTCATTACTTTCAGTCACATGAAGTCACCTCCTGTACTAAATGTTTTAGAATGTTCGTGCttgaaagattataaaaaatatatgtttgaCAACACAGCTTTGAAGGAATGTAACCAACCTAATGAAGAGAACTTACAAGAGGATATTGATATGTATAAGATATACTGGAATAAGACAGCTCGTGTGTATGATTCTATTTTGAATGAATTAAATAGTCTGAATGCTGTGAGTCTAAATGTTACAAGAGAAGCTCTAGAAGACATAAAACATATGAACAGTATTCTTGATAAAATTAAAATATCTGTGGAGTCCTATCTTGATCAAATGATTGAGGTTAAAGCTTTGGAGGAACAAAGTTCTTTATATCAAACTAAAATGGCAGCCAATGAAAACTGGGAAGGAACAGTTGATGTTAAAGTAAGGTCAAGACTCAGACACCTCGACTGGTTTGCTCGCTTGAGGATACATGCTCACAATTGCGAGAAATGCATCCAAACCTGCAAGTACCCTTGTGACCATTTATTAAAAGATGATTGCCCTGAAAACGGTAAAATGTGTAGCAAATGTTCATGTCCAAATGAAAGCCATGTGAAGTCGAATGATGTCATTACACATTACATCGAAAAGCGCCCTGTCATTCACGAGGACAAAAAGGCTGCTTATGATGATGCCATGAGTAAGGAAGCATTGGTGCGTCAGGATATTTTGAATCTGATCAACCAAATCGACAGCAGGAAAACCACAATTGAAGGAGAAGTTTCAGATTTCATCGACCAATCAGCAAAAATTAGCTCAATTTCTTTGGGAAACTGTCAGCCACCAGTAAATTATATTGAAGAGACACTAAATCTAGTCAAAGTGGAAAAGTTAGAGAATACCAATATTCGTGATGATCAACTAGGCCATGTTATTCCGATTTTGGATGAACTTAAAGAACATCTTGTGCATCATTTTAGTCTGTTATAA
- the LOC137653463 gene encoding uncharacterized protein isoform X1, which yields MMLQIKMMSHWNLLIPTVNIDENMGVDTPPPTPECRFLEEKSGMRIFELKKSLLISYEPKIKVMSIGAENNLEIKTIMLLGATGAGKTCLINALANHILGVKFEDNFRYSLKDETGEGKKSLAESQTEYVVGYLIFVPPGSKAKYNYLIVDTPGFKDSRGQEKDEEVIQQLRSFLQDVDGVDELHCIGFVVNGTIARLQEQFSDIVQTFCEIFGENAKDIIRILITFSHMKSPPVLNVLECSCLKDYKKYMFDNTALKECNQPNEENLQEDIDMYKIYWNKTARVYDSILNELNSLNAVSLNVTREALEDIKHMNSILDKIKISVESYLDQMIEVKALEEQSSLYQTKMAANENWEGTVDVKVRSRLRHLDWFARLRIHAHNCEKCIQTCKYPCDHLLKDDCPENGKMCSKCSCPNESHVKSNDVITHYIEKRPVIHEDKKAAYDDAMSKEALVRQDILNLINQIDSRKTTIEGEVSDFIDQSAKISSISLGNCQPPVNYIEETLNLVKVEKLENTNIRDDQLGHVIPILDELKEHLVHHFSLL from the exons ATGATGTTGCAGATCAAGATGATGTCACACTGGAACTTACTTATACCTACAGT aaatattgacGAAAATATGGGTGTAGATACTCCACCGCCAACTCCAGAATGCAGATTTCTAGAAGAAAAATCTGGGATGAGAATCTTTGAGTTAAAGAAAAGCCTCCTCATTTCTTACGAACCAAAAATCAAAGTTATGTCAATCGGTGCTGAAAATAATCTTGAGATCAAAACTATCATGCTGTTGGGTGCAACAGGAGCTGGGAAGACCTGTCTGATCAATGCACTGGCCAATCATATTTTGGGTGTCAAATTTGAGGATAACTTTAGATATTCGCTCAAAGATGAAACGGGCGAAGGGAAAAAGTCCTTGGCAGAAAGTCAGACGGAATATGTTGTTGGTTATTTGATCTTCGTGCCTCCTGGTTCCAAAGCCAAGTACAACTACCTAATCGTAGACACTCCGGGTTTCAAAGATTCCAGAGGACAAGAGAAGGACGAGGAAGTCATTCAGCAGCTCAGGTCCTTCTTGCAAGATGTTGATGGAGTGGACGAATTACACTGCATAGGTTTTGTTGTGAACGGAACCATTGCAAGACTTCAAGAGCAATTCAGCGACATCGTTCAGACATTTTGTGAAATATTTGGTGAAAATGCAAAAGATATCATCAGAATTCTCATTACTTTCAGTCACATGAAGTCACCTCCTGTACTAAATGTTTTAGAATGTTCGTGCttgaaagattataaaaaatatatgtttgaCAACACAGCTTTGAAGGAATGTAACCAACCTAATGAAGAGAACTTACAAGAGGATATTGATATGTATAAGATATACTGGAATAAGACAGCTCGTGTGTATGATTCTATTTTGAATGAATTAAATAGTCTGAATGCTGTGAGTCTAAATGTTACAAGAGAAGCTCTAGAAGACATAAAACATATGAACAGTATTCTTGATAAAATTAAAATATCTGTGGAGTCCTATCTTGATCAAATGATTGAGGTTAAAGCTTTGGAGGAACAAAGTTCTTTATATCAAACTAAAATGGCAGCCAATGAAAACTGGGAAGGAACAGTTGATGTTAAAGTAAGGTCAAGACTCAGACACCTCGACTGGTTTGCTCGCTTGAGGATACATGCTCACAATTGCGAGAAATGCATCCAAACCTGCAAGTACCCTTGTGACCATTTATTAAAAGATGATTGCCCTGAAAACGGTAAAATGTGTAGCAAATGTTCATGTCCAAATGAAAGCCATGTGAAGTCGAATGATGTCATTACACATTACATCGAAAAGCGCCCTGTCATTCACGAGGACAAAAAGGCTGCTTATGATGATGCCATGAGTAAGGAAGCATTGGTGCGTCAGGATATTTTGAATCTGATCAACCAAATCGACAGCAGGAAAACCACAATTGAAGGAGAAGTTTCAGATTTCATCGACCAATCAGCAAAAATTAGCTCAATTTCTTTGGGAAACTGTCAGCCACCAGTAAATTATATTGAAGAGACACTAAATCTAGTCAAAGTGGAAAAGTTAGAGAATACCAATATTCGTGATGATCAACTAGGCCATGTTATTCCGATTTTGGATGAACTTAAAGAACATCTTGTGCATCATTTTAGTCTGTTATAA
- the LOC137653463 gene encoding uncharacterized protein isoform X2, which yields MGADTPPPSPECRFLEEKSGMRIFELKQNLLISYEPKIKVMSIGAENNLETKTIMLLGATGAGKTCLINALANHILGVKFEDNFRYSLKDETGEGKKSLAESQTEYVVGYLIFVPPSSKAKCNYLIVDTPGFKDSRGQEKDEEVIQQLRSFLQDVDGVDELHCIGFVVNGTIARLQEQFSDIVQTFCEIFGENAKDIIRILITFSHMKSPPVLNVLECSCLKDYEKYMFDNTALKEYNQPNEENSQNDIDMYKMYWNKTARVYDSIFNELDHLNAVSLNVTREALEDIKHMNSILDKIKISVESYLDQMIEVKALEEQSSLYQAKMAANENWEGTVDVKIRSVSKHLNRFARKRIHTHNCEKCIQTCKYPCDHLLKNHCPENGQLCSKCSCPNESHVKSNDIITHYIEKRPIIHEDKKAAYEDAMSKEASVRQDMLHLINQINSKKSTIEGEVSDFIDQSAKISSISLGNCQSPVNYIEETLNLIKVEKLENSNIPDDQLGYVMPILDGIKEHLVHHFSLL from the coding sequence atgggCGCAGACACTCCACCCCCATCTCCAGAATGCAGATTTCTAGAAGAAAAATCTGGGATGAGAATCTTTGAGTTAAAGCAAAACCTCCTCATTTCTTATGAACCAAAGATCAAAGTTATGTCAATTGGTGCTGAAAATAATCTTGAGACCAAAACTATCATGCTGTTGGGTGCAACAGGAGCTGGAAAGACCTGTCTGATCAATGCACTGGCCAATCATATTTTGGGTGTCAAATTTGAGGATAACTTTAGATATTCGCTCAAAGATGAAACGGGCGAAGGGAAAAAGTCCTTGGCAGAAAGTCAGACGGAATATGTTGTTGGTTATTTGATCTTCGTGCCTCCTAGTTCCAAAGCCAAATGCAACTACCTAATAGTAGACACTCCGGGTTTCAAAGATTCCAGAGGACAAGAGAAGGACGAGGAAGTCATTCAGCAGCTCAGATCCTTCTTGCAAGATGTTGATGGAGTGGACGAATTACACTGCATAGGTTTTGTTGTGAACGGAACCATTGCAAGACTTCAAGAGCAATTCAGCGACATCGTTCAGACATTTTGTGAAATATTTGGTGAAAATGCAAAAGATATCATCAGAATTCTCATTACTTTCAGTCACATGAAGTCACCTCCTGTACTAAATGTTTTAGAATGTTCGTGcttaaaagattatgaaaaatatatgtttGACAACACAGCTTTGAAGGAATATAACCAACCTAATGAAGAGAACTCACAAAATGATATTGATATGTATAAAATGTACTGGAATAAGACAGCTCGTGTGTATGATTCTATTTTCAACGAATTAGATCATCTGAATGCTGTGAGTCTAAATGTTACAAGAGAAGCTCTAGAAGACATAAAACATATGAACAGTATTCTTGATAAAATTAAAATATCTGTGGAGTCCTATCTTGATCAAATGATTGAAGTTAAAGCTTTGGAGGAACAGAGTTCTTTATATCAAGCTAAGATGGCAGCCAACGAAAACTGGGAAGGAACAGTTGATGTTAAAATAAGGTCAGTATCGAAACACCTTAACCGGTTTGCACGCAAAAGGATACATACTCACAATTGCGAGAAATGCATCCAAACCTGCAAGTACCCTTGTGACCATTTATTAAAAAACCATTGCCCAGAAAATGGTCAATTGTGTAGCAAATGTTCATGTCCCAATGAAAGCCATGTGAAGTCGAATGATATTATCACACATTACATCGAAAAGCGCCCTATCATTCACGAGGACAAAAAGGCTGCTTATGAAGATGCCATGAGTAAGGAAGCATCGGTGCGTCAAGATATGTTGCATCTGATCAACCAAATTAACAGCAAGAAATCCACAATTGAAGGAGAAGTTTCAGATTTCATTGACCAATCAGCAAAAATTAGCTCAATTTCTTTGGGAAACTGTCAGTCACCAGTAAATTACATTGAAGAGACTCTAAATTTAATTAAAGTGGAAAAGTTAGAGAATTCCAATATTCCTGACGATCAACTAGGTTACGTTATGCCAATTCTGGATGGGATTAAAGAGCACCTTGTGCATCACTTTAGCCTGCTATAA